The following DNA comes from Pongo pygmaeus isolate AG05252 chromosome 9, NHGRI_mPonPyg2-v2.0_pri, whole genome shotgun sequence.
tttcctttttacagaaGCAGCTATAATAATTTCTAGTAAAATGAAACTATCAACTAAGgattttatcaaaatgaaaattacttTCTTTGGCATCAGCATTTTGTACAAGGGACTAAAGATAATTGGGGGGAAGGAAGCATACCTCATGATGATGTGGTCTCTAAATGTACTTACTTTTCAACAATTGACTTCGTCTGATCTCGGGCGATGCCAACATAGTGATCAATCTGGGTCtttaaggaaggaaaataaattcagttGTGGTAACATACAGATCACCAATTTTCCTGAAGGCACTGCTCTTTTGTCTagtttaaccattttttaaacacTACTGACCAgtctagaaaatgcaaatacccagtttttaaaagttttttgtttgtgagacggagcctcgctctcacccaggctggagtgcagtggcgctatcttggctcactgcaagctccacctcccgggttcacgccattctcctgcctcagcctcccgagtagctgggactacgggtgcccgccaccacacccggctaattttttatatttttagtagagacggggtttcactgtgttagccaggatgggtcttgatctcctgacctcgtgatccacccacctcggcctcccaaagtgctgggattacaggcatgagccactgtgctcagcctttttttttttttttttttttttttgagacggagttttgttcttgttgtccaggctggagtgcaatggtgtgatctcggctcaccgaaacctccacctcctgggtttaagcaattctcctgcctcagcctcccaagtagctgggattacaggcatgcgccaccatgcctggctaattttgtatttttagtagagacagggtttcttcatgttggtcaggctggtcttgaactcccaacctcaggcaatccacctgcctcggcctcccaaagtgctgggattacagacatgagccaccacacccagccttaaaagtatttttaaaacctctGGTTTTAGAATCCAAATTACACCATAAACACCCGacattttgttaaaaaatcaCTCATCTTTTGCAGAGGTTAAGTCTTACTTGGTAagtattttctttagagacacTGGAGTATATAACAGTTTCCAATTACTAGAAACTGTGTgtctaatctattttctgtcatcATAAATATGTTATGGCTCTTGTGTAACACTAATTCACTTAATACCAAAAAGCCAAAAAGTCTCTTGATGGATGACTTAATCCATAAAGAATAATCTCATAGCATTTAGTATACTTGGTACACATCATCCAACAATGCAAACACCTCTTCACACTGATGGATTACCTGAATAACCTAGAGTTTAAAGTTTCCTTTTGGACACCCGGCTTTTATTCatctaagcatttttttttttgagacggactctccctctgttgcccaggctggaatgcggtggcgcgatctcggctcactgcaagctccacctcccaggttcacaccattctcctgcctcagcctctctgagtagctgggactacaggcgcctgccaccacgcctggctaattttttgtatttttagtagagacggggttttaccgtggtctcaatctcccatctaagcgtttttttttttttgagatggagtcttgctctgtcacccaggttggagtgcagtggcgcaatctcggttcactgcaacctctgcctcccaggtttaagcaattctcctgcctcagcctcctaagcagatgggaccacaggcgcccaccaagcagctgggaccacccggctaattttttgtatttttagtagagatggggtttcactgtgttagccaggatggtctcaatctcctgacctcgtgatccgcccgcctcggcctcccaaagtgctgggattacaggtgtgagccaccgtgcccggccccacactgggctaatttttatatttttagtagagatgaagttttaccatgttggccaggctggtctcgaactcctgacctcaagtgatctgcctgccttggccccccaaagtgttaggattataggcatgagccactgctcctggcctttttgagacagggtttcactcccatcacccaggctggagtgcaacggcatgatctcggctcactgcaacctctgccacccgggctcAAGTAGATTCTCCTGTCTtagactacaggtgcaggccactgcatctggctattttttttagagacaaggttttgccaggttgcccaggctggtcttgagctcctgggctcaagggattctcccacttaagcatcccaaagtgctgggattacaggcacaagccaccacccctggcctaatCATTTTTTCAACTTATTACTTTTGCATAGAAAATACACCCACATGATTAAAAACTCAAAAGGCACACAAGTATAAAAAGGAAGTTTCTCTTTCCCAGTCATCTCTCTCCTAAATATCCAGTTTCTCTCCTTGGAGGAAACTACTGCCACCAGTTTCTTATAGGCACTTGACTCATAAAATTAGATTGTAGAAATAGTTATAAAAAGACTGCTCTGAACATTCAATGTCTCAAAAATGAACTACAACTACTCATACATCAACTGGCACATTTGATTTGGAACAGATAAATGCTTACCTTGTACTTCTCATAGACAATCGGGACACTGAAAATGAGCAGTTCAGCTGTAAGACAGAATCATGGGACATGGCAAGTGTATATGAGAGACAGTCACATCTTAAGACTCAGAGTAACATATACATTTTTCCTCACAAAATACAGGAAAACACAGGCATTCCTCAAAATGAGAAATCCTGGTTAGCACTCCCAATTAAGACAGCTAATTTAAAGTagtgttaaaacaaaacaaaaaacaaaacaaaaaaaacctcttcaGGTATACAGGCTACCTTCTTTGTACCACAAATAACAATTTCCAAATTACCAAAATGGTTTCTGTAAATAAGATCCCCATATGTAAACCAAATCTAGACGACTGTCCTTTACTTCCAGCTGTTTTgatatttcttaatttataacTGAGACCATTTCATAAACCTGTGACCACAAACTCCGGTTCCTCCAGTGCCAACTCCCAGGTCTCTATGGGTCAAGACTGGGCATTGAAGAATGAGTAGAGCCATGCTGGGCATTCTCTTCACTCTTATTCTTACAAACTACTTCAAAGAGCGTGGGCACATTCTCCTTGCCACCTTACCAAGAATTAGAAGGGTGATTCCGTTAAAAACAGCACCAACATAGGTCATCAGCCACATGAAGACAGCCAGCTGTGAAGGCCAATATCAAAAGTTAAGCAGGAATAACCATAAGGCAAAATTCACATTAACTGATGTCATTCTCCTCCAGCTAATTAAGTCTGCATAAATTTAGTGATGTGTGACATGGATAATTTCCAAATGAAGGTTCCCTACTTGTGTTATACATTTGAAGGTATGTGAATGAAGTCTGTAGTTTTCTGAGGTCCAAAGACTGAAACTGCACTGCTGCCAATTATATCACCTCTCTTCTGATGTTTGTTCCCCAGCAGAAGGCTATACCTTTCTCTAGTGACTCCTATCCCATTACAGAATGACTGAGCTAAGCATACGTTCATTTTTGTCTGATAAAATCCTATGTACTGTTTTTCCTCCAAATTATAACCCAGTCTTAGCTTTTTCTGTTTCACCACCAAGAGCTGCAGAAACAACTAACCTTCAAGGAGTCAACCAGATCTTCTACCAGAAAGAGACGAATAATGAGTTTCAGGGCCCTGTTGATGTGCACCATGGCAGCATTCATGTAATTATGGAAAGCTTCCGAGGACAGAGTAATGTCTACGTCCAGGTAGGCTCTTCCAGAAGAAGAAACAACAGTCATACATTTGACATGGAAGAAGATTTTGTTAGCATAGTAGTTACCGAGAATGTAAAATTGGTTCCCAGGGTGCATTTTAGAACCTGTAGGAGCATTTTTTTGTTGTCGTCAGGTGGGGTGGAGACACACTGTCATTTAGTGGGCAGAGGCAAAAATGCCAGATGTCTGCAAAGCATGGGACGGTCAAGCACAGTAAAGAACTGACCTATGTTCTGTGTCACTTTTACTACCTCACTGGATATTCATGAAGGTGAATCCATTTATAAATAAGAGCCCAGAACACATAAAAacaaggtactttttttttttttttagcagttttaaCATTAACATATCCTGAAGTTTCTAAAACTATATTTTGTTTATGCTaaaattttgctgtttttttttttttaaaaacattttggaaaaccaCATTTGTATTTGTAATTAAGAGCCCAgaacacataaaaacagggtactgggttttttttttttagcagttttttttctgagatggtgttttgctcagttgcccaggttggagtgcaatggtacaatcttggctcactgcaaactccacctcccgggttcaagatattctcctgcctcagcctcctgaatagctgggattacaggcacctgccacctcgcccggctaattttcatatttttagtaaagacgaggtttcaccatgttggccaggctagtcttgaactcctgacctcaagcagtctgcctacctcagcttcccaaagtgctaggactatatGCGTAAGTCACCGCGCCTGAActgcaataaaatttttaatgccACATATAGTTGTAAGTTATTCCTTCTATTTCCACCAAGAGAAAATACAAGGAGCACAGGTGCGGCCAGAAACCTATTCTGTTGTAGTCCTGAGAGGTCACAGCAGGGTCTCCTTCTCTATGAAAAAAGAGCTTTCAAAAAACTGTCATTTGCTCACGTTAAAGTCAACATTGTTTATGGGGTAAGATTTTCAAGAGGGAAGTGTGAAGAAAACATTTGTTAAAGTTACAGCACAATAAAAAAAGCTAGAAATTGTATACTAGAAATGTAGTCAGAAGATCTACTGACTTCATTAAGACCTCCAGCGTTAAGAAAACTAGTAAGAGATAAGGAGGAAATCAGTAATAAACCAAGAATGAAAACACTGAGTTCTGATATTACCAAAGCACAGACTCAACAAGATTTGAAAGTCATGTCAAGTCTTACCTATGTGGGGGATTAAACATGCACTCGGAACCCCATCTAACCGAGCGCTGCTCTAGGTGCTGTGCTTTCCCTGCCCTGCTCAAGAATTTAGAgtcgccaggtgcagtggctcatgcctgtaatcccagcactttgggaggccgaggcaggtggatcacgaggtcaggagttcgagaacagcctgaccaatatggtaaaaccctgtctctactaaaaatacaaaaattacggtcgggcacggtggctcacacctgtaatcccagcactttgggaggccaaggcgggcagatcacaaggtcaggagttcgagaccatcctgccgaacatggtgaaaccctgtctctactaaaaatacaaaaaaattagccgggcatgatggtgggcacctgtagtcccagctactcgggaggctgaggcaggagaatggcatgaacccaggaggaggagcttgcagtgagccgagatcgcaccactgcactccagcctgggcgacagagcgagacccttgtctcaaaaacaaaacaaaacaaaaaacaaaaaaaaacagcactttgggaggctgaggcgggcggatcacccgaggtcagaagttcgagaccagcctgaccaacatggagaaaccccgtatctagtaaaaatacaaaattagctgggcatagtggcgcatgcctgtaatcccagctactcaggaggctgaggcaggagaatcgcttgcacctgggaggcagaggttgtggtaagctgagatcgcgccactgtactccagcctgggcaacaagagcaatatctgtctcaaaaaaaaaaaaaaaaaaaaaaaaaaagaatttagagtcTTCTTTGAAGGACTCCCTTCAAGGACTCCCTCTTTGAACTTCAAGTATGAACCTCTAATTTGTCAAAAAGTTCTTGGCTTCTAACTTGGCCACTTCTTAAGGTGATTTCAAGGTCTCTAGGGGATGCTTCATGCCACCAATCAGCTGCATTAGGCCCCATAATTCTTGATTTTTAGTCAGGTCTGAGTTTTAGACCTATCAGCTTCAGTGAACCCTTCCACTAAAATGTAGAATGTTGCTTTTAAGACTTCAACTCACTTGAATGGATGGCCTTCTTCTGACTTCTGTACAGCTTGGATGACGGACTTGTAGATCCTGAAGCTGATGGTGACAGAGAGAAGAGCCAGGATGAGGTAAGAAACCACACTGATGACACTGAAAGCTGCCAGGGAAAGCAGCATGATCAGCGTGGTGCCAAAGACAAACCCAGTCTTCTTCACATCTCTCCAGAAAATCAGATCGTGCACTGACAAAAGAAAAGGGAATATAAGTTATAAGAAACATCCACAGCTACTATGTCTTGCATGACTGTGAAGCCTCACATTAGCACACAAATACAGGTATGCCCCACTTTAAGAtaatctggttttgtttttttaaagagatggggtctcactatgttgcccaggctggcctggaactctgggctcaagtgatcctcctgccttcacctcctgagtagctggactacaggtgtgtgccactgtaccTGGTTCTAAGAGAATcttataaatgaaaatcaaattatGTCAGGGGTGATAACTCACGAGGCAAAAGGTTCTTCTGCTACACTGATTAGGTTTCAGGATAGGATTATAAAAATTTAAGAGCTTATTTCAGCTATGGAAATACACTGGGGTAAAGTGCCATTTACCTTAAATATTTTGGCAGAAAGGATGATAAAGCAGGTGTGGCAAAATCTTGCTGTTAACTAAATTATGCAAACCAGGCCTATAAATTAGTCGGGTGAACAGACTATAAAACCAAAGCTAATTTTGTCCCAGTGTATAAATTGGGGCAGGGGCAAAGAAAGTGGTAAATAAAAATAGACCATGCACTATTAGTGCTAGTTACAAAGAAACACCAGTCTCGATGTTAATCTGAAAAGAATTCAGGAAGGATTATGTATAGGGGACCATATAATTATCCAAGCCACAatacctcctcctcccttttttgagacagcgtctcactctgtcacccgggctggagagcagtggcactatcattactcactgcagcctttaactcctggattcaagcaaacctcctacctcagcctctgagtagctaggactacaggtatgtgccaacatGTCCAggtactttttatctttttgtagagacagggtctcaatatgttgccaggctagtctcgaactcctggcttcaagcaatcctcctgctgtggcctcccacagtgctgtgattacaggcatgagccaccatgcctcgccaAGCCGCAGTACTCTTAAAAAAAGTGagtgggggccgggcatggtggctcacgcctgtaatcctagcactttgggaggacaaggcgggtggatcacctgaggtcaggagttcgagaccaatctggccaacatggtgaaaagccagtctctactaaaatacaaaaattagctgggcatggtggtacgtgcatgtagtcccagctactcaggaggctgaggtaggagaatcgcttgaacctaggaagcggaggctgcagtgagccgagatcacgccattgcattccagcctgggtgacagagtgaaactccgtctcaaaaaaaaaaaaaagaaaaagaaaagtgagtgGGGCTGGcagggcgcaggggctcacgcctgtaatccctgcactttgggaggccgaggcaggcggatcacttgaggccaggagctcaagaccagactggccaacatggtaagacccctgtctctactaaaaatacaaaaaatacctgggcgtgatggtgcacgcttgtaatctcagctactcgggaggctgaggcacaagaaatcacttgaacctgggagacggaggttgcagtgagccaatatcgtgccactgcactccagcctgggtgacagaatgagactgtttaaaaaaaaagtgagtggGACACTATTAATAATTATGTCAGGAAATGAGTTTAAGTAGAAGTATTTCGATTTTCCCAGTTTGGAAGTCCTCAACTGTAAGATCcagttgcccaggatggtcctGGTTTAAAGACACCTCCAACTCTCTGAGTGGCAGCTGCCGGCAATCACCTCCAATCTAGCAGTgacgttacttttttttttttttttgagacaaagtcagggtttcaccgtattggccaggctggtctcaaactcctgacctctagtgatctgcccgcctcggcatcccaaagttttgggattacaggcataagcctctgCACGTGGCTGCCATTACC
Coding sequences within:
- the RTN3 gene encoding reticulon-3 isoform X2 encodes the protein MRARAPALSLRSAESVSLSESVLGAGGVKGLERASCRIILFPLPLSRPVSFHLSPTLARVAMAEPSAATQSPSISSSSSGAEPSAPGGGGSPGACPALGTKSCSSSCAVHDLIFWRDVKKTGFVFGTTLIMLLSLAAFSVISVVSYLILALLSVTISFRIYKSVIQAVQKSEEGHPFKAYLDVDITLSSEAFHNYMNAAMVHINRALKLIIRLFLVEDLVDSLKLAVFMWLMTYVGAVFNGITLLILAELLIFSVPIVYEKYKTQIDHYVGIARDQTKSIVEKIQAKLPGIAKKKAE
- the RTN3 gene encoding reticulon-3 isoform X3 encodes the protein MRARAPALSLRSAESVSLSESVLGAGGVKGLERASCRIILFPLPLSRPVSFHLSPTLARVAMAEPSAATQSPSISSSSSGAEPSAPGGGGSPGACPALGTKSCSSSCADSFVSSSSSQPVSLFSTSQVHDLIFWRDVKKTGFVFGTTLIMLLSLAAFSVISVVSYLILALLSVTISFRIYKSVIQAVQKSEEGHPFKAYLDVDITLSSEAFHNYMNAAMVHINRALKLIIRLFLVEDLVDSLKLAVFMWLMTYVGAVFNGITLLILAELLIFSVPIVYEKYKTQIDHYVGIARDQTKSIVEKIQAKLPGIAKKKAE